Sequence from the Pontibacter pudoricolor genome:
TACAAAACATCGATGCGCAGTGCACGCTGGGATTTCGCCACCGAAAGAATTACGCTGAAGGCAGACGAGAAAGGCGGGAAGAACTACTTCTACTCGATGCACCCGGAGCAGGACTCGCTTAACTTTATGGCGGGTAGCGGCGTGTACGATCTGAAAAAGAATACGATCCTGGCTGGTGGTGTACCTTACATTGCCGTGGCCGATATGTATGTTATCCCTGACAGTGGCAGAGTAACCGTATCAGCAGATGCAACGATACGTACGCTGCGTAACTCCCGTATTCTCGCCGACTCGGCGCAGCAATATCATAAACTATACCAGGGAAACCTGGATGTAAAAGCACGAAAATTACTGAACGGAACAGCTTACCTTGATTATCTGAACGCTGCCGAAGACTCGTTTAAACTACATTTTACAAACTTTACGTTCGATAATCCGCAGGGCAAACGCAAACCGATCTATTCTTTTGCAACAGCCACTGTAGAAGAAAAAGATAAGTTCTATATCTTCCCGAGAATCATGTTCCGGGGTAAAGTGCTGATGCATGCTACCAAACCTTACCTGGATTTTGATGGCGAGCTGAAGCTTAACTTTACCGGAAATGAGGCTGCGTCTGACTGGTTTGCTTATCAGAAAGATACCCTGAATCCGACCAACGTCCGTATCCCGATCCAGAAAGCAAAAGCTGCCGACGGAACACCACTGCGAACAGGTATTCACGTTTCAGCGGCTACAGCCACACTATACAACACCTTTGTTTCGCAAAAGCAGAACGAAGATGACCTGGACCTGTTCCTGGCAGATGGCGCTATTTCTTACAACAAGGCCAATACCGAATTTAAGATAGGGCGCGAAGACCGTGCGTATGCCAACTCTTACCAGGGCAATGTGCTGCGTTATAGCGAGGCTACCAACAGGCTGCACTTCGAAGGTAAAATGAACCTGCTAAAATCTACCCGTAACTTTAAAGTAGAAGCTTCTGGCAATGGCTCGGCAAACGTAGACAGCAGCCGTTATAACATAGATGCTTTCCTGGCTTTTGATATGGAAATGCCGGAGCAGGCCCTTATAGCTATGGCTGAGCACCTGGAAGAAAATACCCAAAGTGCGCCGGAAGCCCTTGACGGCAGCGATGCAACATACTATAAGCTGGGCGAATTTATCGGGGACCGTGGCGTACGCAGGTACATCAGCGAGTCGGGCGGAAGCTACATTCCATTGCCTAAAGTAGATAAATCACTTATCCGAAGCCTGATTCTGAATAAAGTAGACCTGAAATGGTCTAACGAGCAGAAGGCGTGGTATAGTACTGGTAAAATAGGTGTTGCCAGCATTCTGAAAGATGATATAAATGCCATGGTTGATGGTTACATGGAAATAAAGCAGGACCTGAACGGCGAGCCGGTTATGAATTTATATTTGCAGGCCGATCAGTATACTTGGTATTATTTTAGCTATTTAGAGAACGGATTGACCCTGGTAGCCTCGAACGATAAGTTTAATAAAGCAATCAGGGCTAAGTCGAAGCGGGGCCGTGGCACCACTACAAACTATGGTTTTTACCCGGGCGAGACCATGGATAAAAATACTTTCCTGGAGCACATGAGCAAAAACTACCTGAATGGGAAATCGGGCTTTAAGGTAGCAACACAGCAACCGGAGATCGATTCTACAGACAATATGGAGGTTTTGGATGAAGCCCCTAAGAAGGAAAAAAAGAGGAAAAAGAAAAAGGGAGGCGAGGCTGAAGGTGGAAGCGAGCCCGGGCCAGATAACCGGTAACTATAAATATAGCGTATACCATTTATGAGATGCAGGCTTTAGATTTAAATTAAGATTTATCTATATTTGAGATTCTAAAGCCTTCCACGCCTTCTAAAAAGGTAAAATGGGAACATCTGGCTAACGTAAAACAAGAAATTCAATTTAATGAACATACTTCTTATAGCTATACTTTTTGTAGCAGCTTACCTTATTGGTTCTATCTGTACGGCAGTTTGGCTGGGCAAATGGTACTATGGTATCGATATCCGCAAACATGGCAGTGGTAATTCCGGTGCAACCAATACCTTCCGGGTATTGGGCAAAAGGCCGGGAACTATAGTTATGCTGATCGATATTTTTAAAGGATGGGCAGCTACATCGCTTGCCAATTTATTGCTGTTGTTCGACGCCATTCCTGCAGAAAACCTGATCGTTTTTCAGCTTTTAATGGGTATGCTGGCCGTTGTAGGACATATTTTTCCGGTGTATGAGCGGTTTAAAGGCGGAAAGGGAGTAGCTACTTTGTTAGGTATGATGCTGGCAATACAGCCTGAGGCGGCCCTTGTCTGTATCGTGGTTTTTGTGATCGTGCTGTTTGTGTCCAAGTATGTTTCGCTGGGTTCTATGATCGCAGCGCTGGCTTTCCCGATGCTGTTGCTGCTGCACCCACACTTTCATCCGGATAACCCGATCCTGATCATTTTCGGATTTTTACTTTTTGCCATAGTGGTTATTACGCACCGCAAGAACATTAACCGCCTGATTGCCGGCGAGGAAAGTAAAGCCAACATTACCATAGGCCGTAAAAGATAACTATAACTGATGATCTTAAAATGCCACTCTTTACTGTAAGGGTGGCATTTTTTATTAACTTTAACTCAAACAAAAGTAAAGCTGATGAATAACTATATCTCCGAGAACAAAGACCGTTTCCTGAACGAGCTGCTCGATATGCTCCGTATTCCGTCGGTTAGTGCCGACCCGAAGTTTAAGCAGGATGTATTGCGCACTGCCGAATTTGTAAAAGAACGCTTAGGCGAAGCTGGTGCCGACAAGGTTGAACTATGCGAAACGGCGGGGTACCCGATCGTGTATGGCGAAAAGATAATTGACCCGAGTTTGCCAACTGTTTTGGTTTACGGCCACTACGACGTGCAGCCCGCCGACCCGTATGAACT
This genomic interval carries:
- the plsY gene encoding glycerol-3-phosphate 1-O-acyltransferase PlsY → MNILLIAILFVAAYLIGSICTAVWLGKWYYGIDIRKHGSGNSGATNTFRVLGKRPGTIVMLIDIFKGWAATSLANLLLLFDAIPAENLIVFQLLMGMLAVVGHIFPVYERFKGGKGVATLLGMMLAIQPEAALVCIVVFVIVLFVSKYVSLGSMIAALAFPMLLLLHPHFHPDNPILIIFGFLLFAIVVITHRKNINRLIAGEESKANITIGRKR